The following proteins are co-located in the Oncorhynchus clarkii lewisi isolate Uvic-CL-2024 chromosome 30, UVic_Ocla_1.0, whole genome shotgun sequence genome:
- the LOC139390029 gene encoding homeobox protein koza-like — MSETVKPLTSFFIEDILSIKEKTRLNVRCSSSHKSKEGCAQWNNQQHNQVSQSAELCAKHTAFGARKDSIASSSSNTPDAMKSFTSAGKQKRSRAAFSHLQVLELETKFNHQKYLSAPERANLANTLRLTETQIKIWFQNRRYKTKRKQQATEYCKDLFQKSEGLNTEDDLVRASLLTTLYKTYQFRPYVYDFNRTWRPTLW; from the exons ATGTCGGAGACTGTCAAGCCACTAACTTCATTTTTCATCGAGGACATCTTGTCCATTAAAGAAAAGACACGGCTAAACGTAAGGTGCTCTTCTTCACACAAGTCCAAGGAGGGATGCGCTCAATGGAATAACCAACAGCACAATCAGGTATCACAGTCCGCGGAACTTTGCGCAAAGCACACCGCATTTGGAGCGCGGAAAG ATTCCATTGCCAGCTCTAGTTCCAACACCCCAGATGCTATGAAAAGTTTTACATCAGCGGGAAAACAGAAACGCTCGCGCGCTGCCTTTTCGCATCTGCAAGTGCTAGAACTGGAGACTAAATTTAACCACCAGAAGTACCTGTCCGCTCCTGAAAGAGCCAATCTTGCTAACACGTTGAGACTGACGGAGACGCAAATTAAAATCTGGTTTCAGAACAGAAGATACAAAACCAAACGCAAGCAGCAAGCAACGGAGTACTGTAAGGATTTATTTCAAAAGTCAGAAGGACTAAATACAGAGGACGATTTAGTCAGAGCATCACTTCTCACCACGTTGTACAAAACATATCAATTCCGACCATATGTGTATGACTTTAATCGCACATGGAGACCAACTCTGTGGTGA
- the LOC139389495 gene encoding NK2 transcription factor related 7, whose amino-acid sequence MLPSPVTSTPFSVKDILKMEQQHHPHQGFFYPDQDAQMSLQRMHSALRSLDLLDSQDKSCFSGATQMKCTLSSEDIDILRGSCSSAAEEETNGDPGMLLDDSMGCDGKNDNTYSGKPKQRLRRKPRVLFSQTQVFELERRFKQQRYLSAPERDHLANILKLTSTQVKIWFQNRRYKCKRQRQDKSLELAGYPPLPRRVAVPVLVRDGKPCMGGPHLAPYNVTIGSYNTIYGYGNNSHGCSYPSMPSMPSATQMSNNHIVDMNLMENVEGPFQQGHFQATLPGIRAW is encoded by the exons ATGCTTCCCAGTCCAGTGACTTCAACGCCATTCTCGGTGAAGGATATTCTAAAGATGGAGCAGCAACATCACCCCCACCAAGGTTTCTTCTATCCAGATCAAGACGCACAGATGTCTCTGCAGCGCATGCACAGTGCACTTCGGAGCCTCGACTTACTTGACAGTCAGGATAAGTCGTGCTTCTCGGGAGCAACACAGATGAAATGCACCCTGAGTTCGGAGGACATTGACATCCTGAGGGGCAGTTGTAGTTCAGCGGCTGAGGAGGAGACAAATGGGGACCCAG GTATGCTTCTTGACGATTCGATGGGTTGTGATGGGAAAAATGACAATACCTATTCAGGCAAGCCAAAGCAAAGATTGCGCAGAAAACCACGCGTGCTATTTTCCCAAACGCAGGTTTTTGAGCTGGAACGGCGCTTCAAACAGCAGAGGTACCTTTCTGCACCAGAGAGGGACCACCTCGCCAATATTCTAAAGCTGACTTCTACTCAAGTCAAAATCTGGTTTCAAAACAGGAGGTACAAGTGCAAGCGGCAAAGACAAGACAAGTCTCTGGAATTGGCTGGATACCCGCCTCTACCACGAAGGGTGGCAGTGCCGGTGTTGGTTCGAGATGGCAAACCGTGCATGGGAGGACCTCATTTAGCGCCATACAACGTGACAATTGGCTCTTACAACACCATATATGGCTATGGTAATAACTCACATGGTTGCAGTTATCCGAGTATGCCATCCATGCCAAGTGCCACGCAAATGTCCAACAACCATATAGTTGACATGAACCTCATGGAAAATGTAGAGGGGCCATTCCAACAAGGACACTTTCAGGCAACTTTACCGGGGATAAGAGCGTGGTGA